GTTGGATCACAAATTTCTAATACATTCATGGAGATATCACATTTCCTATTACTTTAAATTTAAAACTGTGTTTTTAACAAGTGCTAACATCAAtccaaatgaaaattaaataaaagaaagtcTCAACAGTAACAAGTGCTAACATCAAtccaaatgaaaattaaataaaaaaaagtctcAACAGTAACAAGTGCTAACATCAAtccaaatgaaaattaaataaaacaaagtcTCAACAGTGGCATAATGAAAAGTTGGAAACACTACAAATGAGTCTATAAACTATAGCAAATCACAAATCAGTGCATAAAAGCTAAGATGTAatctttctttctctccatGGGAAGAGCTTTCAAAATCTCCAACTTATTTGGATTTTCTGAAAGCCAATCCACTGCTTTTAGCCATTGAGTGCCATTAAGGTCCGGaatgttctttagctcatccatCACATCATGAACCACTTCTTGGACATTTTTCACCCCTTTTCTAGTTGCTTGCACAAATTCACTCAAAGACTCAGCCACTTTATTCATTGAAGTAATTATCCCATTCTTCTCTCCACTTTTTCCCTTTTTGAATTCCATTGGTTGTTTGCTTTTCCTTGTTGTAGAGCTTTGTTCATCAGCATCAATATCCGCAATATAAGCTCCATCCTCATTTGCTTCTTTGCTCATGATGTCATCCGCATCCAAGGATGTCTCCGCTCCAATTCCTGTTGCTCTATctttagcacacaagtctacaATGTCATCCCAATTAGCAATCACCTTAAATCGAAACCTCTTAGCGTCATTATGTGACTACAAAGAAAATAGGCAGCATATTAATACTAACACAaacattaatttaattaaatagtaaTAACATTAAAAATGATTACCTTGACATACTCATTCCATGCATCTTCATTTGTAACAGAAATCATATATTTGGTTCCATCCCAATCAAAACCACTTTGACTAAGGATGTCACTAACAATGCCATACCATGATCTCCACAGCTTGATGCGGTTTTTAACATTCTCTCCAATAAGTTGCAAATTGAAGCGTGAAGACAACATTTGAGCCGCAGTGTTATATGCCACTGCTAAAAGCATAGCAATGACACTAGCAACAATGAATGCTATTTGCTCCTGCAATtttgcctcttcttcttcttcatttcttttacGTTTTCGTAAAAGAACTGAAGTGTCAACTACTCTAAGATCCATTtgttaactaaaaaaaacatataataaaACATCAATATTGCATGACACTATAAAGAAAATAGGAAGTAAGAGAAGCTAACTCAATCAGATTCAAAATCAGCTAGTTTAAACATAAAAATGGATAAGATGTGATTAAAAAGCTCATATAATAAGATGTgattaaaacatatatatgtGTTTGGTTTTATGATGAAATGTTCTAAAATCAATTCAGACTATAAGCTGCAAGTCTTATCTCTGTGCAGATTATAAAACTAAACTTGGACATAATAGCAGAGTTGATGGACCTCTTTTCCAACTAAATTGAATCTATTCCGGAATAACCACAGCAATGAAAATGTAATAAAATCTCCTTTACTCCATAAATTCTTTTTGCTGATAAATTATGAGCATGACTTTTGACAAGCAAGAAATAACAAATTCCATATCAGATTTTCAGAAGCAAAGCAGGTTTGGATTAAGATATTTTACCTGGTTCAGATTATCGGACTAACTAGTTACTACCAATTATTCTAAGCTCTAGAAGGTGAAGTAGTCCTACTACAAGTCATAGAAATTATCAGGGCACACAAAATGAAACGAAATCCCAGCAAGTATTCTAAAACTACCTAGCACTCATCTTCAGTTGGCACTTGGCAGTATATCATCCTCAAACTCCTAAATTAAATGCTTATGTTACATACACCTATTTGTAACATCTTCAAGTTAACATGCTTCCTCAAATGATCACAAGCCTTTACTAATCATAAAATTAGGAAGCAACAAAATTTAGTAAACAGTTAACCACCCAATCCGAGTTCTACAAATATATCATTTGATAAGTCaccccaaaaagaaagaaaagaacaagCATACTGCTCCAATGTAGGGGCACTGAAACAAGTGGGAAATTAATGTTTTAAGAAGAGGTAACCTACCTTCTGCCTCAATGAATAACATACTGCTGCAAAGCCAGGAAATTCATTAACTAGCGGCTTAAAAATCAACCTGAAAACGCCAGTAAATCCTATATTTTTTACCTGAAGAACAGAGAGTGTAAGAGCACAAAATCAGAAAGGTTTTAGTCACAACTATCCCTATAATTTTATTCACAACTATCCCTTTTAGTTTCAGAGCTAAATGACAATATGTCCAATTAAATAAACTGGAAGAATTTGCTAGTGAAAAGTTCTTTCTATCCTAATATGTCCATGGTTGTTTTGAAATAAAACTCACTACAAATATTAAAATCACAGGCTTGACTATAAGATGAAATGAATAACTTTACCTTCTTCTTTCTGCACTTCTTGGCAGAAGCAGAGTTGCTAGTGTATCCACTTATAGCAGTAGCCTGAAATATTTTTCCGATCATCAAGGATTAGCAAAAAACAGTGACAATAAACACAAATCAAATCACTGTCATGACAACTTGAATAATGCTTGAGGAATGCAATGCACCTTATTATATATAACACACATCATGCTATTGCTACTTGCTATAAAAATACTCTTTATTCATCAAACTCCTTCTCTGCATAATGGGATTTTGTCCCTTTGtttctccccaaaaccatccTAATCTAGAAATACACCTACAAAAGCATACCATCACCATGGAAGGACCAAAGAAATTCCAAAAGGGTGGTTGGAAATCAAGGTGGGTCAAGGCCAAGAGCAACAGAGGATTAAAGTACCTTTGATTTACACATGAATTGAGGCCTAGTCAATTTTCAGATTCAGTTTGAGCAATTCTTATGTAACTCTAATTAttgttttggtaaaaaaatagaAACCATTGTCTTCCTCACCTATGTTCATCTGCTTCTGAACCAGGcacaaaatggagaaaaaaaacATCACAAACCCAGTACTAGCATCAACGAACGAAACTCAAGACAAGAACAAAACAGATattttcaactccaaaaacaaaatcaaattcgaaaaaacaacaacaaccacaacaACAATACTGCAAAATTTGTGAAAGAATCAAGAGATTTTACCTGAATGAAGAGGGAAGAAAGAGCCACTCCATGAATCGGGAGAGCGAGAACGAGAGAACGAGATCGCAGAGAGGTTGAGATCGGGAGCGAGAACGAAAGAGCGAGATCGGGAGAGTGAGATCGGGAGAGCGAGAACGAGAGAACGAGATCGCAGAGAGGTTGAGATCGGGAGCGAGAGTGAGATTGGGAGCGAGAACGAGAGAGTGAGAGACACGAGCCAGTGAGGGATTTTCCAATTACTTCCAATTTTGAGGGTATTTTGATTACCCCATAATCCCTTCATTAAATTACCTCTTTTAATTACCAGTATTTTCAGAATTCCACAAATAAATATCCAAACAAGGTATTTCAATTTAAGGGATTTAAAATACCCTCTAGAATTACATTCCCCCCAAAAATCACcccatccaaacacaacctgAGAGATTTCCTTGAAGAAATTCCCTGTATACTGTTTAGTGACAAGTGCTTTAACTCCATAGCTTCCTCAATTTCTTCAGTGAGAGGCTCTAGTGTCtcaatctcttcttcctcaccaTCATCCCTCAGCAACATTACCCTGAATTGCTTATTCTTACAGATATGGTTTGGTCCAAACTTTTCATCACATCTGAAACACTCCCCTTTTCTCAACTTTTCCTTCATCTCTTCCCCAGTGAGTTTTCTGTAAACTCCTCCCCTGGCTGGCCTACCTCCTACTCTCTCATTAACACTACCACTAGATGATTGCACTGTGCCCTGAGTTACACTACCACTACTACTCTTCTGTCCAGTATCAATTTGCACAGATTTCTGAAAAGTTGTGGATCTAAAAGGTGGTTTGAAAGAGGAATTATACCTGCTAGTACTGCCAATTCCAGCCTTGCtcacagccaagttcttctgTTCCACCATCAAGGCTTTCTTGACCATGATTGTTAGAGATTTGGGCTCATAGAGCTTGATTTCTGCTGCAATTTCCTCCTTGAGTCCATTAACAAAAATATCCATGTAATGCTCTTCATCAATTCCCTTGAGCATtcctgcaaatctttcaaattGTCCTACAAACTCTTCAACACTACCTTCTTGCTTCAAAGCCAGCAAAGCCGCAAATGGACTAGAATTCGAGGTGAGTTGAAATCGTTCCAGCATGGCTTCCTTGAACTTGGTCCAAGTAGTCACCTGGTTGCAGGTTTCCCACCATTGGTACCAGCTCAATGCCTTTCCATCCAAGGCCACCATAATCGCTTGTACCTTCTCTTCCTCAGTCGCTCCCTTCAGTCGGAAGTAGCGTTCCAATTTCTGAATCCAACTGTACGCATCTTCTTCACCTTGGAAAACTGGAATGTCAAGCTTCCTCCAACGCTCTGTTTGTGCATTTGCAGTGCGCTGAAGATTCTCTCGCGCATCAGCTTCATCTCTTACGCTTCCCGGTTGTCCTCCGTTCACGGTGCGCTCCTCCTCCATTCGTCGGCGTTCTTGCTCGCCGTCGCTGTCGCCGTGCTCGCCGGCTCGCCGGCGCGTCATCGTCTCGACAATCGCTTCCAGATTGCGAAACCTCTGCTCCACGCGTTCATGCTCGATCGCACGCTCTCTCCGTTCTTCGTCGCGAATCCTCCTGTCTTCTTCGCGATTCCTGCGTTCTTCCTCGCGATCGCGATTCAGAACCTCAATGAATCTCTCAATCGCTTCCACTCTGGCTTCCATTCTGCTCGCTACCATAGACAAATCGATACCACAGCTCCTGgatggagctctgataccaattgatgaaCTCACAGAAATGCTACTGGTTTATTGAAGAAAACAGAGACTCAATCCTCAAGTACTGAGGTTGAATTCTCAGGAATTACACAGAAGAATCAAGAACACTAACAAGAACCCTAGCCTCTGGAATTCGAGATCCAGAATCTCCCAAATCCTAACCAACTGAATAACTACCTGTAACTTCCCCCTTTCCCTTATTTATACTACTAAGTAGTTCTAACAGAATCACAACTATTAACAGAATTAGCCAGCTGTACTCTAACAGAAACAACTAACCATGCCAGCTGTTTATTAACAGATCAACTAACAATAACAGTCACACTAAGTTGTGACTTTCCTCTTGTTTCTTCTCTCATACACCTTCTTAATTGAAGGTCTATGCTCATCAACAGGCTTCTTATACACAGTTTCAAGATAGTCAACATAAGGTCCCTCAATTTCTCTGCAACCTTTGAAAGCATTTGCATCTGCCAAGCGTGCACCTATGTCGAGACGATCATACAACAAAACACCATTTCCAAACTCCATTTTTCTTGAGGCAGCTAGGAATCGAAGCTCATGTGCATGAAGTTTGATGAATGAATCAGGGAACCCTGGTGGCGGTTGCATTAGATCAAGGTCAGTTAAATCTGTTCCTTGGCTCTGTCTTGGACCATTCCAGAAGTAAGCTACTGATAATGGATTAACTATCCAGTATTGTATGCACTTGATTCCCAGTCTCCGAGTCAAGTTGGGTAGCCAGTGTTggaaaacaaagaaaacaatCTGTGGATTTAACTCCCTCAGGAGAGTTTCAACGTGGTTCTCTGTGCGATCCATGGCCGTGGCGATGAGTGGGAATTAAGAGAAGGGCACATCTGATGTGGTTTCAGCATCATGAGGAAGGCCATCAACATGAGGAACAGAAATGGGGACAAAGGTGATGAGATGTGGGTGAAGGTTGAGATGTTGTAACTTTGCTTGTGTTCTTTTGGGGATGAAGAAGGAGATTCTGTGTCCTCTCTTTGCTAATTTGGTTGAGAGGTGGAGACATGGGGTTAGGTGCCCCATTGCAAACCATGGAAACATTGCTATGTGTAGAGAAGTTGAATCCATGGCTGCAAGTTGAGACACTAGATCGAATGAAGTATTTGTGTGTATCCCTTTCCTATATAAGCACAAATATTTGTACTATCAAACAATGCATACACCTTAGAATGGATGTACATAAATCTTTATTGAAAATCATCCATGTATGATTTTTTGTGTCCTGCAATTTGCGACGCCACAAACCACAGATGTCAGGTGTTTGTCACAAAAACATAGTACACGAATCAGAACTCAATCTTTATTTAGATTTGATATGTTCACACTCTCATTCTTTTACATATCATTCTCACTCATTCTCTCTTTTGTTTTCACTCATCTTTTCCTACCTATCAAATCATCTATtaaatctcatattttctcttttcttctcctaTATCTCATTAGATGGAGGAGGTGTATTGGAATTATGTATGGATTATTTTCCATCTTATCTTTATTGAAGCACATAATATGTTGGTTCTACAGTTCTACTGCTGGATGCAGTAGGTTAAACTACTCTCCcctacagaaaaaaaaaataataaagaaattcTTATAATAAAAGATATTAATTTCGATTCAAAATATGTTGATTccattcatatttttatttttctttgtctACTTCAATAGTTTATTCGACTGCGTGAGGTGCGGGTCGAAATATTTAATTTCCCATTGCTGGGTTGGCGGGTTCAAATTGTAGTGTGCGGTAAATGGTCACATCAATTTAGATATTAAAACGTTGTTGTTATGCCCGAGTTAAGTACAATTTTAATTGGGAAAAGTTCACACTCGGTTCTGACACTAATAGTTTTAAACTATTCAATATCTTTTGTTGAATAATTGGATCTTAAAATTCACTATTTAATTGAAAGTCATTGCAACATAGATCATATGTACAAAATTTTACAttgatctatttttttttttgcaagttACATTGATCTAGAATCTTATGCCATTAAGATATATTAAGATTAATGTCATATAGACATCTTAGTATATGTGAAAAAGAATTATTTGATTacaaattttagtttttaaaaactttCGGCACAAATACTGTAGGTGATAAATAGTTGTATTTGTATGGTTAGTTtgacaaaaaatatttttatcaaaAGTTATTAATGTTGTAAGATTAGAAGTGTGTAGGGGTATAAGTTAATCCCTCCCCATTCTGTACATTAGTAGCATGTCTTATTCTTGAGTTCTGATTCGATTTTGGTTTTTGTACTGCACATATTATGCTAGTCAAATTTTGCTCATAAACTGTTTGATAAAAGACCTATGTAAACAATTGAGTTCATTATATTTATTTGTAAGCTACTGAATTAGATATGTGACATTGAAACTAATTTATAGCAACTCTCTAAGCCTTTCACAGATACTATCCACACATGAGGACTCTAAGTTGTTGCTTAGTAATAAGTTCCTCACTTTGGTATGATTTGCTCTCACTTCCCTTCCTAGTTCATTCCCTTCATCCATCACAATTTTCACAGCTTTGCACACACTTTCTTTTGTGAACAAGCCATCTTCTTCACCTTTCTCCACTTCCACCCCAACCTTTAACTTTAAACTCATTATTCGTGCATTCATGATATGATCAGAACCGAGTCGCGGCAGCAGAACCATTTGACTAGTGCTGATAAGTGCCTCAGTTATAGAAGCTGCTCCACAGTGTGTTATGAAGCACCCCACTGAAGGGTGTCCTAAAATCAATTGTTGTTGAATCCAACCTCCATATGCAATCCCTCTTCCTTTCACCCTTTCTTTGAATCCTTCTGGAAGAGCTTCCTCAATAGAATCAAATCCAGTTGGGGGCTTAAGAGCTGCAAGAAATGGAAAACCTGATAGCTCAAGTCCAAGCAACAACTCTTGGAACTGATTTTGCTGTAATGGACCTTCACTTCCATATGCACAGAAAACCACAGAACCAGAATTGAATTTCCCAAGCCATGAAACCCAATTTTCTTCTAAAGTAGAGTTTGATGGCTCTGGTAAAAGAGGCCCTGAAAGCAGAACAGGCTTCTTATACACAGTTTCAAGATAGTCAACATAAGGTCCCTCAATTTCTCTGCAACCTTTGAAAGCATTTGCATCTGCCAAGCGTGCACCTATGTCGACACGATCATACAACAAAACACCACTTCCAAACTCCATTTTTCTTGAGGCAGCTAGGAATTGAAGCTCATGTGCATGAAGCTTGATGGATGAATCAGGGAACCCCTGAGGCGGTTGCATAAAATCAACTTCAGTTAACTCTATTCCTTGGCTCTGTCTTGGTGCGATTCCGAGGTAAGCTGTTGTTACTGGATTACTGATCCAGTATTGGACACTCTTGATGCCAAGGCTCCTTGTGATATTGGGTAGCCAGTGTTGGAAATCAAAGAAAACaatttgtgggtttagctgagTGAGGAGAAGTTTGATGTCGTTTTCAGTGCGATCCATAGCTGTCATGATGAGTGGAGCTAAAGAGAAAGACACATCTGAAGTGGTTTCAGCACCGCGGGGAAGGCCATCAACATGAGGAACATTGATGGGAAAAAAGGTAATAAGGTGTGGGTAGAGATTGAATTTCTCTAACTTGGTTTGTGTTCTTTTGGGGATGAAGAAGGAGATTCTGTATCCTCGTTTTGCTAATTTGTTTGAGAGGTGGAGAAATGGGGTTAAGTGCCCCATGGCAAACCATGGAAACATTGCTATGTGCAGAGCTGGTGTGTCCATGGTGGCTGCAGGCTGCAGGCTGAGACACTGAAGTGAAGAGAATGAAGTATATATTTAAATGTGCCCGTCTCTTTCATAAAATAAGGAGAAATTCTTAGGTGAACACCCACCTAACACATAATAAGTGGGACAAGTTCAACCGCTGGTGCATCAAATAAGAAACAAGTCTAGTCTGCAGAAAGACAAATAAAAGCAAAACCTCCTTGGAGCTATTAAGGTTGGCTTACCTGAATTTCCCTTAAGCATATGCCAAAGTATAGTATATATCTTATGCTTTCAATATTAATTGAACACACCCAGAGCCGGCTCAAGGGTAAAGCCACCCAAAcaagggctttaggcctccaatttttttttgttttttcttaagtAAAAAAGACctccaattttatttttattaagtaaaaaaggccctcaaaattaaaattaacaaaattttatATTAGATCAAATATGTTTCAAGGTCCCCAAAATTAAAATTCGCTTTAAGCCTCATTTGGTGTTGGACCGGCCCTGAACACACCATCATTAGTGGTTACTTTCAAGAAAAGAATTGCCAATAAAAGGCAGTGCCTTGATTCCATTCATGTATgtacattttattttcttttagtttaTTCAGCTTGAATCGTGGGTCCAAATATTTAATTTCCTATTGCAGGGTGGGCGGTTTCTTATGTTTGTATGTGTTTTTCTTTGGATTCCCTTCAATatacaccttttttttttgaaatctagTAATGCCCTATTTGTGGCGGTGGCTGCCACAAATGTCAGTTTAAAAGACGAATAATGTTGAGTTTACAAACCATTTTCATCTCCACCTTATTTAAATGTAAAGaaaaataagtgatatgatatgtgatgtgacagaaaatgcagagagaaatagaaagaagaaatgagatgaaagagaaagtgagCTGTGAATGAGTGGGAATAGATAGACCACCAACACAGGGTAACACCTAATAACCATCCAATTTGTATGGATAAATAACGAGTTAGCACTAGGAGAGTTCCTAGACAAATGGGTTtctatgcaaaaaaaaaacataataattaTATTGTAACAACGTCATGATAAAAAAGTAAATGATGTAACTTCATGTAATTTAAGATTGATGCCTCAAATGGTGAGGCGTCCTATGATGGATTATAACATAGTGATTGTCATGTCTAATCTACTATTATTGGCAATTCTTTTCTTGAAAGTGGTTTCCTTCAATGGCCTCTCCCTCCTCATTTTTCATCAGATAGAAGAAACtgccttagttttttttttttttttttcctttgtctTTCACTTCAGAACCACACACAAAAAACTAGAGTATCTTTAGCAAATGGTGAAATCAATTTAGATATTGCTTGTTGCCTTAAAACGTTGTTGAGATGGTGGAGTTAAGTACAATTTTCACTTCTGTTTTGGGTGCTGCTTCTTTTCTCGGGTTTTGTGCCTCCTTGTAGTGTTCTTGCCTTGCTTTGTTTTGTCAGGAGCTCTGCTTCTCAAGGAACTTATCTGGAGCGGTTTCATATTTAATGTGCTGTACAGAGCAGATTTTGTGTTTTCATACCTGCTTCTCAAGTTATAAATTTAGTGCCCGTTTGCATAAACAGTTTCCCGTTCGCCATAAAAGAAAACACATCCAAACACATTAACAGAAAACAATTTTTGGCACATCGACTCATATGTACATCGACTCATATAAATAGTTTCTCGTTCGTCATAAAAGAAAACACACATCCGAACACATTAACAGAAAACAAATTTTTGGCACATCAACTCATGTATATGACAAAAATAAGTTCAACGCAAATTCAAACATATACTCGCTATGTTTTCTCACTTTTCTACTCAGGTAGAATTTGCAACAACTCTTGAAGCCTTTGGCAGAAAGTATCAACACATGAGGACTCTAAATTTTCACCCAGTAATAAATTCCTCACTCTGGTATGATTTGCTCTCACTTCTCTTCCAAGCTCACTCTCATCATCCATCACAGTTTTCACAGCTCTGCATACACTTTCTTTAGTGAATAACCCGTCTTGTTCTTCTTTCTCCACTTCTACCCCAACCTTTAATTGTGCACTCATCACCCGCGCATTCATGATATGATCAGAGCCTAACCGCGGTAGCAGCACCATTTGACAGGTGCTGACAAGTGCCTCAGTGATAGAAGCTGCACCACAGTGTGTTATGAAGCAACCAACAGAAGGGTGTCCTAAAATCAATTGCTGCTGAACCCAACCTCCATATGCAATCCCTCTTCCCTGAACCCTTTCTTTGAATCCTTCAGGAAGAGCTTCTTCAATAGACTCAAATCCAGTAGGGGGCTTAAGTGCTGCAAGAAATGGAAAACCTGTTAACTCAAGACCAAGCAACAATTCCTGAAACTGATTCTGCTGTAATGGACCTTCACTTCCATATGCACAGAAAACCACAGAACCAGAATTGAATTTCTCAAGCCATGAAACCCATTTTTCCTCCAAAGTAGAGTTTGATGGCTCTGGTAAAAGAGGGCCTGAAAGCAGAACAGGCTTCTTATATACATTTTCAAGATACTCTGCATATGGTCCATCAAGTTCTCTGCAACCTTTGAACCCAATTGCATCTGACAAGCTTGTACCCGTGCCTAAGCGATCATGAAACAAAATACCACTTCCAAACACCAGTTCCCTCGTGCCAGCTAGGAATCGAAGTTCATGTTTATAAAACTTAAAGGATGAACCAGGGAACTCTGTTCCTTGGCTCTGTCTCCCAAGGGAAGTATTGAACACTCTTGATGCTGATGTTACTGGATTAACTATGAAGTACTGGACACTCTTGATGCCAAGGCTCCTTGCCATGTTTGGTAGCCAGTGTtgaaaatcaaagaaaacaatTTGTGGGTTTAGCACCCTCAGCAGAGGTTCAATGTCCTTCTCTGTGTGATCCAAAGCTGTGGCAAGATTTGAGAATAAGGAGAAGGGAACTTCTGAAGTGGTTTCAGCATTATGAGGAAGGCCATCAGCATGAGGAACAGTGATGGGGATAAAGGTAATAAGATTTGGGTGAAGGTTGAGATGTTGTAACTTTGCTTGTGTTCTTTTGGGGATGAAGAAGGAGATTTTGTGTCCTCTTTTTGCTAATTTGTTAGAGAGGTGGAGATAAGGGGTCAGGTGCCCCATAGCAAACCATGGGAACATTGCTATGTGCAAAGAAGGTGAATCCATGCTGCAGGTTGAGATATTGAATCAAATGAAGTATATGTATTTTTATCTCTCCCTAACAGTAAGACAAATAAAAAGCAAACCTTTTTAATCTCCTTGGAGCTAGTAAGGTTGGCTTACCTGAATTAATCAGCTCAAGCAATAAGCATATACCAAAGTATACAATATATCCTATGCTTTCCAATTTCAATTGAACTCACCATCATTAGTGGTTACTTTCTAGAAATGAAAACCATGATTCCATTCTTATATTTACATTTTGACTTTCTTTGTCTACATAGTTTATTCAACAGCGTGAAGTGGAGgtctaaatatttaattttctacCGGAGGGTTTGGCGGATTCTTGTGTTTGTATTTGTTCTTCTTTTAATCGCATTCAATAGGCTTAAATACTTTATTGGTCCCTGagattgtaaagggaatcaaatctgatccttgtaaaattttcgcatcaaattgggtccccaaaattgtttttttaatctaattgggTTCAAAGTGTGTTTCAGCATGATGTGGCACAAATTTTACCCAATTAGTATTTCCACttggatttattttttatttttaatgcagACGTGTAAATGattttaacaaattaaaattaaacccgAATTAAAAACCTAATTTCTCATCTCTATTCATCCCACACAACCTCCTTCTCATCTTCCCTTTCTGCAATCGATGGGTTGACAGGGGGAGCTTCTCGTGGTGGGTGGTTCAACGTTgtgtgtggttgctatttgtgAGGTTGCTGGTATTATGGGGCGTGGCTTGTAGCAGCGGTGGGTGGTATGGCAGGGGAGGCGGTGATGTTACTTGAGGCCTTGCTTGTATCTGTCTCTGTCCAACAAGGGGTAGAAATGATTGTGTGCCTGGGCTAAATTGCTCATTGCTTTCCTcgtgtggttttttttttctttcttgccACTGTGCTTTTACTATTGTCTTTGATTTTGATTCCAGCTTGTAAACTTTATTTGGCATAACTTGTGCCGTTTTATCATATATTGTCATGGCTTATCCAAACAAAAAACCATACCACCATGCTATTGTCTGGATTTCATATATCGGTATGTGGGTGAGGCAAGGGTGGCGTTGCTGGTTTGAGAAGAGAATCAGTGGGTAGGATTTTGTGGCAGGGGAAAGAGGAAGGTTATTGAGGGGTTTTAATTTAAGGGGTTTGGGGTTATTTAGgaattttaatttagtttgaTGTTTTGGTTTGTTAGTGATTtttgaagatgaatgaggatgaagaggaagataaatttctgggtttttaaaTTTCTGGATTTGAAGATGAATGAGTATGTTTAAGTGGTGAGGTTTTTTTCAGATTAGGTTAGGTCTTTTAGATTAGATtcggttttttttttcgttacaagattagttttttttaatgttatgagttgaaattaaaaaaaagaattgaaattaattatattaaaaaaaatgaaatagtcAAGTGGAATAGCTGAGTGGGATTAAAAACAAGCCACATCAGACCTAGACACACTTTGAAcgaaattagattaaaaaaaataagttagggactcaatttgatgCAAATATTTTACAAGGATCaggtttgattccctttacaattttagGGACCAAAAAGGTATTTAAGCCCCTTGAATATTTCACCATTTTTTATGGACATTTAGTGACACCTGCTATTTGTTGTGGGGTTTATGACTACTACAAGGTACAGAGTTTAAAAGAAATATTAAATTTGATTGGGGCCTATCAAGTATCAAAAGCCCCACAAACTGTACGTGCACTTTCTAGATGCACAGTTTGTTTGTGATGGTTTCAAGCCGCTTTGAAACATGTTTGATATTTTTCTCAACCTC
This portion of the Lotus japonicus ecotype B-129 chromosome 3, LjGifu_v1.2 genome encodes:
- the LOC130742416 gene encoding cyanidin 3-O-galactoside 2''-O-xylosyltransferase FGGT1-like, which gives rise to MDSPSLHIAMFPWFAMGHLTPYLHLSNKLAKRGHKISFFIPKRTQAKLQHLNLHPNLITFIPITVPHADGLPHNAETTSEVPFSLFSNLATALDHTEKDIEPLLRVLNPQIVFFDFQHWLPNMARSLGIKSVQYFIVNPVTSASRVFNTSLGRQSQGTEFPGSSFKFYKHELRFLAGTRELVFGSGILFHDRLGTGTSLSDAIGFKGCRELDGPYAEYLENVYKKPVLLSGPLLPEPSNSTLEEKWVSWLEKFNSGSVVFCAYGSEGPLQQNQFQELLLGLELTGFPFLAALKPPTGFESIEEALPEGFKERVQGRGIAYGGWVQQQLILGHPSVGCFITHCGAASITEALVSTCQMVLLPRLGSDHIMNARVMSAQLKVGVEVEKEEQDGLFTKESVCRAVKTVMDDESELGREVRANHTRVRNLLLGENLESSCVDTFCQRLQELLQILPE
- the LOC130742415 gene encoding cyanidin 3-O-galactoside 2''-O-xylosyltransferase FGGT1-like, producing MDTPALHIAMFPWFAMGHLTPFLHLSNKLAKRGYRISFFIPKRTQTKLEKFNLYPHLITFFPINVPHVDGLPRGAETTSDVSFSLAPLIMTAMDRTENDIKLLLTQLNPQIVFFDFQHWLPNITRSLGIKSVQYWISNPVTTAYLGIAPRQSQGIELTEVDFMQPPQGFPDSSIKLHAHELQFLAASRKMEFGSGVLLYDRVDIGARLADANAFKGCREIEGPYVDYLETVYKKPVLLSGPLLPEPSNSTLEENWVSWLGKFNSGSVVFCAYGSEGPLQQNQFQELLLGLELSGFPFLAALKPPTGFDSIEEALPEGFKERVKGRGIAYGGWIQQQLILGHPSVGCFITHCGAASITEALISTSQMVLLPRLGSDHIMNARIMSLKLKVGVEVEKGEEDGLFTKESVCKAVKIVMDEGNELGREVRANHTKVRNLLLSNNLESSCVDSICERLRELL
- the LOC130744099 gene encoding UDP-glycosyltransferase 79B30-like; its protein translation is MDRTENHVETLLRELNPQIVFFVFQHWLPNLTRRLGIKCIQYWIVNPLSVAYFWNGPRQSQGTDLTDLDLMQPPPGFPDSFIKLHAHELRFLAASRKMEFGNGVLLYDRLDIGARLADANAFKGCREIEGPYVDYLETVYKKPVDEHRPSIKKVYERRNKRKVTT
- the LOC130742413 gene encoding uncharacterized protein LOC130742413 is translated as MLSSRFNLQLIGENVKNRIKLWRSWYGIVSDILSQSGFDWDGTKYMISVTNEDAWNEYVKSHNDAKRFRFKVIANWDDIVDLCAKDRATGIGAETSLDADDIMSKEANEDGAYIADIDADEQSSTTRKSKQPMEFKKGKSGEKNGIITSMNKVAESLSEFVQATRKGVKNVQEVVHDVMDELKNIPDLNGTQWLKAVDWLSENPNKLEILKALPMERKKDYILAFMH